Proteins from a single region of Oncorhynchus tshawytscha isolate Ot180627B linkage group LG03, Otsh_v2.0, whole genome shotgun sequence:
- the LOC112240976 gene encoding carbonyl reductase [NADPH] 1 isoform X1, with amino-acid sequence MSGPQVVLVTGSTRGLGLAIVQALCQGFKGDVYLSARDVPRGTMVVEDLQREGLKPRLLQLDITDPVSIQAARQHFMKEYGGLDVLINNAGIAPKRGDPASFGSQAERILQTNFFATRDMCNEFLPLLKKDGRIVNVASIVGYITLYMCSPDLQARLCSDDITEEELVALMKRFVAEAKAGDHINKGWPNSVYGVSKIGLMALTRIHARRLRREMPQRGILINSCCPGWVKSDMTYPNGTKTPAEGADTPVYLALLPPATLEPQGEFVVDRQVQVWAGSPTDATIDEGP; translated from the exons ATGTCTGGTCCACAGGTGGTTCTGGTCACTGGCTCCACGCGTGGCCTGGGGTTAGCCATAGTGCAGGCGTTGTGCCAGGGCTTTAAAGGGGATGTGTATCTGAGTGCCCGGGACGTCCCGAGGGGGACCATGGTTGTCGAGGATCTGCAGAGGGAGGGACTCAAGCCCAGACTCCTCCAGCTGGACATCACAGACCCGGTCAGCATCCAGGCGGCCCGGCAGCATTTCATGAAGGAGTACGGGGGTCTGGATGTGCTGATCAACAACGCAGGCATCGCCCCAAAAC GAGGTGACCCTGCATCCTTTGGCAGCCAAGCAGAACGCATTCTCCAAACCAACTTCTTCGCCACCAGAGACATGTGCAATGAATTTCTCCCTCTCCTGAAGAAAGATG GGAGGATAGTGAATGTTGCCAGCATCGTGGGCTATATCACCCTCTATATGTGTTCTCCGGACCTCCAGGCCAGGCtctgcagtgatgacatcacagaggaggAGCTAGTGGCTCTGATGAAGCGCTTTGTTGCCGAGGCCAAAGCTGGAGACCACATCAACAAGGGCTGGCCAAATTCCGTCTATGGGGTGTCCAAAATAGGCCTGATGGCCCTTACCCGGATCCACGCCCGCAGGCTAAGAAGAGAGATGCCCCAGAGAGGGATTCTGATAAACTCCTGCTGCCCGGGCTGGGTGAAGTCTGACATGACCTATCCCAATGGGACCAAGACGCCTGCGGAGGGGGCTGACACACCTGTGTACCTGGCGCTGTTGCCTCCAGCAACACTGGAGCCCCAGGGGGAGTTTGTAGTGGatagacaggtacaggtatgggCGGGGTCACCAACAGATGCAACAATTGATGAGGGACCCTGA
- the LOC112240976 gene encoding carbonyl reductase [NADPH] 1 isoform X2 yields MSGPQVVLVTGSTRGLGLAIVQALCQGFKGDVYLSARDVPRGTMVVEDLQREGLKPRLLQLDITDPVSIQAARQHFMKEYGGLDVLINNAGIAPKRRIVNVASIVGYITLYMCSPDLQARLCSDDITEEELVALMKRFVAEAKAGDHINKGWPNSVYGVSKIGLMALTRIHARRLRREMPQRGILINSCCPGWVKSDMTYPNGTKTPAEGADTPVYLALLPPATLEPQGEFVVDRQVQVWAGSPTDATIDEGP; encoded by the exons ATGTCTGGTCCACAGGTGGTTCTGGTCACTGGCTCCACGCGTGGCCTGGGGTTAGCCATAGTGCAGGCGTTGTGCCAGGGCTTTAAAGGGGATGTGTATCTGAGTGCCCGGGACGTCCCGAGGGGGACCATGGTTGTCGAGGATCTGCAGAGGGAGGGACTCAAGCCCAGACTCCTCCAGCTGGACATCACAGACCCGGTCAGCATCCAGGCGGCCCGGCAGCATTTCATGAAGGAGTACGGGGGTCTGGATGTGCTGATCAACAACGCAGGCATCGCCCCAAAAC GGAGGATAGTGAATGTTGCCAGCATCGTGGGCTATATCACCCTCTATATGTGTTCTCCGGACCTCCAGGCCAGGCtctgcagtgatgacatcacagaggaggAGCTAGTGGCTCTGATGAAGCGCTTTGTTGCCGAGGCCAAAGCTGGAGACCACATCAACAAGGGCTGGCCAAATTCCGTCTATGGGGTGTCCAAAATAGGCCTGATGGCCCTTACCCGGATCCACGCCCGCAGGCTAAGAAGAGAGATGCCCCAGAGAGGGATTCTGATAAACTCCTGCTGCCCGGGCTGGGTGAAGTCTGACATGACCTATCCCAATGGGACCAAGACGCCTGCGGAGGGGGCTGACACACCTGTGTACCTGGCGCTGTTGCCTCCAGCAACACTGGAGCCCCAGGGGGAGTTTGTAGTGGatagacaggtacaggtatgggCGGGGTCACCAACAGATGCAACAATTGATGAGGGACCCTGA
- the LOC112240976 gene encoding carbonyl reductase [NADPH] 1 isoform X3: protein MVVEDLQREGLKPRLLQLDITDPVSIQAARQHFMKEYGGLDVLINNAGIAPKRGDPASFGSQAERILQTNFFATRDMCNEFLPLLKKDGRIVNVASIVGYITLYMCSPDLQARLCSDDITEEELVALMKRFVAEAKAGDHINKGWPNSVYGVSKIGLMALTRIHARRLRREMPQRGILINSCCPGWVKSDMTYPNGTKTPAEGADTPVYLALLPPATLEPQGEFVVDRQVQVWAGSPTDATIDEGP, encoded by the exons ATGGTTGTCGAGGATCTGCAGAGGGAGGGACTCAAGCCCAGACTCCTCCAGCTGGACATCACAGACCCGGTCAGCATCCAGGCGGCCCGGCAGCATTTCATGAAGGAGTACGGGGGTCTGGATGTGCTGATCAACAACGCAGGCATCGCCCCAAAAC GAGGTGACCCTGCATCCTTTGGCAGCCAAGCAGAACGCATTCTCCAAACCAACTTCTTCGCCACCAGAGACATGTGCAATGAATTTCTCCCTCTCCTGAAGAAAGATG GGAGGATAGTGAATGTTGCCAGCATCGTGGGCTATATCACCCTCTATATGTGTTCTCCGGACCTCCAGGCCAGGCtctgcagtgatgacatcacagaggaggAGCTAGTGGCTCTGATGAAGCGCTTTGTTGCCGAGGCCAAAGCTGGAGACCACATCAACAAGGGCTGGCCAAATTCCGTCTATGGGGTGTCCAAAATAGGCCTGATGGCCCTTACCCGGATCCACGCCCGCAGGCTAAGAAGAGAGATGCCCCAGAGAGGGATTCTGATAAACTCCTGCTGCCCGGGCTGGGTGAAGTCTGACATGACCTATCCCAATGGGACCAAGACGCCTGCGGAGGGGGCTGACACACCTGTGTACCTGGCGCTGTTGCCTCCAGCAACACTGGAGCCCCAGGGGGAGTTTGTAGTGGatagacaggtacaggtatgggCGGGGTCACCAACAGATGCAACAATTGATGAGGGACCCTGA